From Mycobacterium lacus, one genomic window encodes:
- a CDS encoding phosphatidylserine decarboxylase, giving the protein MARRPRPEGPAHLLALARSTIPPVHPAGRPFISAGLAVAAVGYRYRWLRRAGLLAAAACAAFFRHPSRVPPTRPGVVVAPADGVICVIDSAAPPRELAMGDAPLPRVSIFLSVFDAHVQRAPVTGEVIAVHHRPGRFGSADLPAASDDNERTSVRIRTASGAEVVAVQIAGLLARRIVCDAHVGDKLSIGDTYGLIRFGSRLDTYLPPRAEPAVRVGQRATGGETVLAELP; this is encoded by the coding sequence GTGGCACGACGCCCCCGCCCGGAAGGCCCCGCGCACCTGCTCGCATTGGCGCGATCCACCATTCCGCCGGTGCACCCGGCGGGACGGCCGTTCATTTCCGCCGGCCTGGCCGTGGCTGCCGTCGGATACCGCTACCGGTGGCTGCGCCGGGCGGGTCTGTTGGCGGCGGCCGCCTGCGCGGCGTTCTTCCGTCACCCCTCGCGGGTGCCACCCACCCGGCCCGGTGTGGTGGTCGCGCCCGCCGACGGCGTGATCTGCGTCATCGACTCCGCGGCCCCGCCCCGCGAACTCGCCATGGGTGACGCGCCGCTGCCGCGCGTCAGCATCTTCCTGTCGGTGTTCGACGCCCACGTGCAGCGGGCCCCGGTGACCGGCGAGGTGATCGCCGTGCACCACCGGCCGGGCCGATTCGGCTCCGCCGATCTGCCCGCGGCGAGCGACGACAACGAGCGCACCAGCGTGCGGATCCGCACGGCCAGCGGTGCCGAGGTGGTCGCGGTCCAGATCGCCGGGCTTCTGGCGCGCCGGATCGTGTGCGACGCACACGTCGGGGACAAGCTGTCGATCGGCGACACCTACGGCCTGATCCGATTCGGCTCCCGGCTGGACACCTACCTGCCGCCACGCGCGGAACCGGCCGTCAGAGTGGGCCAGCGCGCGACTGGCGGCGAGACCGTGCTGGCCGAATTGCCATGA
- the pssA gene encoding CDP-diacylglycerol--serine O-phosphatidyltransferase has product MTTKPRSRRGVNLQILPSAMTVLSICAGLTAIRFALDHQPVPAMALIAAAAILDGLDGRVARILDVQSRLGAEIDSLADAVNFGVTPALVLYVTMLSKWPVGWVVVLLYAVCVVLRLARYNALQDDGTQPAYAREFFVGMPAPAGAVSMIGLLALKMQFGEGWWTSVWFLCVWVTGTSILMVSGIPMKKMHAVSVPPNYAAALLALLAICAAAAVLVPYMLIWVIIIAYLCHIPFAVRNRRWLAAHPEAWGDKPKQRRAARRAIRRAQPHRRSMARLGLRKPGGRL; this is encoded by the coding sequence ATGACGACCAAGCCTCGGAGCAGGCGAGGGGTAAACCTGCAGATACTGCCCAGCGCCATGACGGTGCTGTCGATCTGTGCCGGCTTGACCGCGATCAGGTTCGCCCTGGACCACCAGCCGGTGCCCGCGATGGCACTGATCGCCGCGGCCGCCATCCTCGACGGACTCGACGGTCGGGTGGCCCGCATCCTCGACGTCCAGTCGCGGTTGGGCGCGGAAATCGACTCACTGGCCGACGCGGTGAACTTCGGAGTGACACCCGCGCTGGTGCTCTACGTGACGATGTTGTCGAAGTGGCCGGTCGGTTGGGTCGTCGTGCTGCTCTATGCGGTGTGCGTGGTGTTACGGCTGGCGCGGTACAACGCGCTGCAGGACGACGGAACCCAGCCCGCGTACGCCCGTGAATTCTTCGTCGGAATGCCCGCGCCGGCGGGCGCGGTTTCCATGATCGGCCTGCTGGCCCTCAAGATGCAGTTCGGCGAAGGCTGGTGGACCTCGGTGTGGTTCCTGTGCGTCTGGGTCACGGGGACGTCGATTCTCATGGTCAGCGGGATCCCGATGAAAAAGATGCACGCCGTGTCGGTGCCGCCCAACTACGCGGCCGCGCTGCTCGCGCTGCTGGCGATCTGCGCGGCGGCCGCGGTGCTGGTCCCCTACATGCTGATCTGGGTGATCATCATCGCCTACCTGTGCCATATCCCGTTCGCGGTGCGCAACCGGCGCTGGCTCGCCGCACATCCCGAAGCATGGGGCGACAAGCCCAAGCAGCGGCGCGCCGCGCGGCGCGCGATCCGCCGGGCGCAGCCCCATCGCCGGTCGATGGCGCGGCTGGGCCTGCGTAAGCCGGGCGGGCGGCTTTGA
- the moeA gene encoding molybdopterin molybdotransferase MoeA, with the protein MRSVAEHQRVVGEMIRARPAVTVSLTEAQGLVLADDVVARLSLPVFDNSAMDGYAVRAEDTSGATPEHPVVLPVAEDIPAGRTDELTLRPGTAHRIMTGAPVPAGATAIVPVEATDGGVQSVTIRQHCEPGRHIRRAGEDVAAGTTVLRNGQPVTPPVLGLASALGLAELTVIPRQRVLVISTGSELVAPGHPLRPGQIYESNSIMLAAAVRDAGGIVVATATAGDDVAEFGAVLDRYAAEADLIITSGGVSAGAYEVVKDAFGRDGDRGVEFVKVAMQPGMPQGIGRVAGTPIVTLPGNPVSALVSFEVFLRPALRRAMGLPNPERPHRAAILTESLTSPRGKRQFRRAILDSSKGGVDTVISYGPPASHHLRWLASANGLLDIPEDVEQVSAGTQLQVWDLS; encoded by the coding sequence GTGCGGTCCGTCGCAGAACATCAGCGCGTCGTAGGAGAGATGATCCGTGCCCGCCCGGCGGTCACGGTGTCGTTGACCGAGGCTCAAGGGCTGGTTCTTGCCGACGACGTGGTCGCGCGGCTGTCGCTGCCGGTTTTCGACAACTCCGCGATGGACGGCTACGCGGTGCGCGCCGAGGACACGTCGGGTGCGACGCCGGAACACCCGGTGGTGTTGCCGGTCGCCGAGGACATTCCCGCCGGCCGCACCGACGAATTGACGCTGCGGCCCGGTACCGCACACCGGATCATGACCGGGGCGCCGGTGCCGGCCGGGGCCACGGCCATCGTGCCGGTCGAAGCCACCGACGGCGGCGTGCAGTCGGTGACGATCCGGCAGCACTGCGAGCCCGGCAGGCACATCCGCAGGGCCGGCGAGGACGTCGCCGCCGGGACGACCGTGCTGCGCAACGGTCAGCCGGTGACGCCGCCGGTGCTCGGCCTGGCCTCGGCGCTGGGACTGGCCGAGCTGACGGTGATCCCACGGCAGCGGGTGCTGGTGATCTCCACCGGCTCGGAGCTGGTGGCGCCGGGCCACCCGCTACGCCCGGGGCAGATCTATGAGTCCAACTCGATCATGCTGGCCGCCGCCGTCCGCGATGCGGGCGGCATCGTGGTCGCCACCGCGACCGCCGGTGACGACGTCGCGGAGTTCGGCGCGGTCCTCGACCGGTACGCCGCCGAGGCCGACCTGATCATCACCAGCGGTGGAGTCAGCGCCGGCGCCTACGAGGTGGTCAAGGACGCCTTCGGCCGCGACGGCGATCGGGGAGTGGAATTCGTCAAGGTGGCGATGCAGCCGGGAATGCCGCAGGGCATCGGGCGCGTGGCCGGCACACCGATCGTCACGCTGCCCGGCAACCCGGTCAGCGCGCTGGTGTCCTTCGAGGTTTTCCTCCGTCCCGCGCTGCGCAGGGCTATGGGCCTGCCGAATCCCGAGCGTCCGCACCGGGCCGCGATCCTCACCGAGTCGCTGACCTCGCCGCGGGGCAAGCGCCAGTTTCGGCGCGCGATACTCGATAGCTCCAAAGGCGGGGTCGACACGGTCATCAGTTACGGCCCGCCGGCATCGCATCATCTGCGTTGGCTGGCATCGGCGAACGGCCTGCTGGATATCCCGGAGGATGTCGAGCAGGTGTCCGCCGGTACCCAGCTGCAAGTCTGGGATCTGAGTTAG
- the groL gene encoding chaperonin GroEL (60 kDa chaperone family; promotes refolding of misfolded polypeptides especially under stressful conditions; forms two stacked rings of heptamers to form a barrel-shaped 14mer; ends can be capped by GroES; misfolded proteins enter the barrel where they are refolded when GroES binds), which translates to MAKTIAYDEEARRGLERGLNALADAVKVTLGPKGRNVVLEKKWGAPTITNDGVSIAKEIELEDPYEKIGAELVKEVAKKTDDVAGDGTTTATVLAQALVKEGLRNVAAGANPLGLKRGIEKAVEKITETLLKGAKEVETKEQIAATAAISAGDQSIGDLIAEAMDKVGNEGVITVEESNTFGLQLELTEGMRFDKGYISGYFVTDPERQEAVLEDPYILLVSSKVSTVKDLLPLLEKVIQAGKPLLIIAEDVEGEALSTLVVNKIRGTFKSVAVKAPGFGDRRKAMLQDMAILTGGQVISEEVGLTLENADLSLLGKARKVVVTKDETTIVEGAGDTDAIAGRVAQIRQEIENSDSDYDREKLQERLAKLAGGVAVIKAGAATEVELKERKHRIEDAVRNAKAAVEEGIVAGGGVTLLQAAPALDELKLTGDEATGANIVKVALEAPLKQIAFNSGLEPGVVAEKVRNLPAGHGLNAATGEYEDLLKAGVADPVKVTRSALQNAASIAGLFLTTEAVVADKPEKEKAAMPGGGDMGGMDF; encoded by the coding sequence ATGGCCAAGACAATTGCGTACGACGAAGAGGCCCGTCGCGGCCTCGAGCGGGGCCTGAATGCCCTCGCCGACGCGGTAAAGGTGACGTTGGGCCCCAAGGGTCGCAACGTCGTCCTCGAGAAGAAGTGGGGTGCCCCCACGATCACCAACGATGGTGTGTCCATCGCCAAGGAGATCGAGCTGGAGGACCCATACGAGAAGATCGGCGCCGAGCTGGTCAAGGAGGTCGCCAAGAAGACCGACGACGTCGCCGGCGACGGCACGACGACGGCCACCGTGCTGGCCCAGGCGCTGGTCAAAGAGGGCCTGCGCAACGTCGCGGCCGGCGCCAACCCGCTGGGCCTCAAGCGTGGCATCGAGAAGGCCGTCGAGAAGATCACCGAGACGCTGCTCAAGGGCGCCAAGGAGGTCGAGACCAAGGAACAGATCGCTGCGACCGCGGCCATCTCGGCCGGTGACCAGTCGATCGGCGATCTGATCGCCGAGGCGATGGACAAGGTCGGCAACGAGGGCGTCATCACCGTCGAGGAGTCCAACACTTTCGGCCTGCAGCTCGAGCTCACCGAGGGTATGCGCTTCGACAAGGGCTACATCTCCGGCTACTTCGTCACCGACCCGGAGCGGCAGGAGGCGGTACTGGAGGATCCCTACATCCTGCTGGTCAGCTCCAAGGTGTCCACCGTCAAGGACCTGCTGCCGCTGCTGGAGAAGGTGATCCAGGCCGGCAAGCCGCTATTGATCATCGCCGAGGACGTCGAGGGTGAGGCATTGAGCACCCTGGTGGTCAACAAGATCCGCGGCACCTTCAAGTCGGTGGCGGTCAAGGCTCCCGGCTTCGGTGACCGGCGCAAGGCGATGCTGCAGGACATGGCCATCCTCACCGGCGGCCAGGTCATCAGCGAAGAGGTCGGCCTGACGCTGGAAAACGCCGACCTGTCGCTGCTGGGTAAGGCCCGCAAGGTCGTGGTCACCAAGGACGAGACCACCATCGTCGAGGGCGCCGGTGACACCGACGCGATCGCCGGCCGAGTGGCCCAGATCCGCCAGGAGATCGAGAACAGCGACTCCGACTACGACCGCGAGAAGCTGCAGGAGCGGCTGGCCAAGCTGGCCGGCGGCGTTGCGGTGATCAAGGCCGGCGCCGCCACCGAGGTCGAGCTCAAGGAGCGCAAGCACCGCATCGAGGACGCGGTCCGCAACGCCAAAGCGGCCGTCGAGGAGGGCATCGTCGCCGGTGGCGGCGTGACCCTGCTGCAGGCGGCCCCGGCCCTGGACGAGCTGAAGCTCACCGGCGACGAGGCGACCGGCGCCAACATCGTCAAGGTGGCGCTGGAGGCTCCGCTGAAGCAGATCGCCTTCAACTCCGGCCTGGAGCCGGGCGTGGTGGCCGAGAAGGTGCGCAACCTACCGGCGGGCCACGGTCTGAACGCGGCCACCGGCGAGTATGAGGACCTGCTGAAGGCCGGCGTCGCCGACCCGGTCAAGGTGACCCGTTCGGCGTTGCAGAACGCGGCGTCCATCGCGGGGTTGTTCCTGACCACCGAGGCCGTCGTCGCCGACAAGCCGGAAAAGGAGAAGGCCGCGATGCCCGGTGGCGGCGACATGGGTGGCATGGACTTCTAG
- a CDS encoding mycothiol transferase — protein MASIDAAAAAQELLRDAFTRLIEHADDLTDGLTDELAGYRPAPGANSIAWLLWHSARVQDLQVAHIAGVEEVWTRDGWVDRFGLDLPRHDTGYGHSADDVAKVRAPAGLLSGYYHAVHKLTLEYIAGVTADELARVVDTSWDPPVTASARLVSIIDDCAQHLGQAAYVRGIAQ, from the coding sequence ATGGCCAGCATCGACGCCGCCGCGGCCGCACAGGAGTTGCTGCGCGACGCGTTCACCCGGTTGATCGAACACGCCGACGATCTCACCGACGGCCTGACCGACGAGCTGGCCGGTTACCGGCCGGCACCGGGTGCCAACAGCATCGCCTGGTTGCTTTGGCACAGCGCCCGGGTGCAGGACCTGCAGGTTGCCCATATCGCTGGCGTCGAAGAGGTGTGGACCCGCGACGGCTGGGTGGACCGCTTCGGGCTGGACCTGCCGCGGCACGACACCGGATACGGGCACAGCGCCGACGACGTCGCGAAGGTGCGGGCGCCCGCCGGTTTGTTGTCGGGCTACTACCACGCCGTGCACAAGCTCACCCTCGAGTACATCGCCGGCGTCACGGCGGACGAGTTGGCCCGGGTCGTGGATACCAGCTGGGATCCACCGGTGACCGCCAGCGCGCGATTGGTGAGCATCATCGACGACTGCGCCCAACACCTCGGCCAGGCCGCCTACGTGCGCGGGATCGCGCAGTAG
- a CDS encoding N-acyl-D-amino-acid deacylase family protein — protein MTYDLLIRKGTIVDGLGGEPYVGDVAVQDGIIKAVGAIDGATARCEIDATGLLVTPGFVDLHTHYDGQAIWSDRLTPSSAHGVTTVVMGNCGVGFAPCRREDHDVLVDVMAGVEDIPGVVMTDGLPWTWETFPEYLDAVESRQRDIDVAAYLPHSPLRVYVMGQRGADREPATPDDLAKMRALAKEAMEVGALGFASSRLMIHKTESGAPIPSYDAAREEIQEIARGVVDGGGGLLQFVPDIPAGGYQPVLQTVFDVAEEVGLPVTFTLVVANAGDPTWPDAITMIEKANKNAGAGGAHFTAQLLPRPIGLIIGLQLSANPFVLYPSYREIAHLPLAERVAEMRKPGVRARILADKPGVGHPILYVAQAWDWIFPLGDNPNYEPDPSDSIGARARARGVNPMEEAYDRLLDDDGHAMLLVATSNLHNNSLDTVGELLHREDVVLGLGDGGAHYGMICDASYPTFMLAHWSRDRASGRFSVAEAVRELTSVPARVAGLGDRGRIAVGYKADLNVIDHAALRLHKPVITYDLPAGGRRLDQAADGYVATVVSGHIIAENGVPTSARPGKLVRGRRFAPPAETTW, from the coding sequence ATGACCTACGACCTCCTCATCCGCAAGGGCACCATCGTCGACGGACTGGGAGGTGAACCGTATGTTGGCGACGTCGCGGTGCAAGACGGGATCATCAAAGCGGTGGGTGCCATCGATGGCGCCACGGCACGATGCGAGATCGACGCGACCGGGCTGCTGGTCACCCCGGGCTTCGTCGACCTGCACACCCATTACGACGGCCAGGCGATCTGGTCGGATCGGCTGACGCCGTCGTCGGCGCACGGGGTGACCACGGTGGTGATGGGCAACTGCGGGGTCGGCTTTGCGCCGTGCCGCCGAGAGGACCATGACGTGCTGGTCGACGTCATGGCCGGGGTGGAGGACATCCCGGGCGTCGTCATGACCGACGGCCTGCCGTGGACCTGGGAAACCTTCCCGGAGTACCTGGATGCAGTGGAGTCGCGACAGCGGGACATCGATGTCGCCGCCTATCTCCCGCACTCCCCGCTGCGGGTCTACGTGATGGGGCAGCGCGGCGCCGACCGCGAACCGGCCACCCCCGACGACCTCGCCAAGATGCGGGCGTTGGCCAAGGAGGCGATGGAGGTCGGCGCGCTGGGCTTCGCGTCGTCGCGGCTGATGATCCACAAGACCGAGAGCGGTGCACCGATCCCGAGCTACGACGCCGCCCGGGAGGAGATCCAGGAGATCGCCAGGGGCGTCGTCGACGGCGGCGGCGGTCTGCTGCAGTTCGTGCCCGACATCCCGGCCGGCGGCTACCAGCCGGTGCTGCAGACGGTGTTCGACGTTGCCGAGGAGGTCGGGCTGCCGGTCACCTTCACGCTCGTTGTCGCCAACGCCGGCGACCCGACCTGGCCGGACGCCATCACCATGATCGAAAAGGCGAACAAAAATGCGGGGGCCGGTGGCGCACACTTTACCGCGCAGTTGCTGCCGCGCCCGATCGGGTTGATCATCGGGCTGCAACTGTCCGCCAACCCGTTCGTGCTCTACCCCAGCTACCGCGAGATCGCGCACCTGCCGCTGGCCGAGCGGGTCGCCGAGATGCGCAAGCCCGGGGTCCGCGCCCGCATCCTGGCGGACAAGCCCGGCGTCGGTCATCCGATCCTTTATGTGGCTCAGGCGTGGGATTGGATCTTCCCGCTGGGCGACAACCCCAACTACGAGCCCGACCCGTCGGACAGCATCGGGGCCCGGGCCCGCGCTCGCGGGGTGAACCCGATGGAGGAGGCCTACGACCGACTGCTTGACGACGACGGCCACGCCATGCTGCTGGTCGCGACCAGCAATCTGCACAACAATTCGCTGGACACGGTCGGCGAGCTGCTGCACCGCGAGGACGTGGTGCTCGGCCTCGGTGACGGCGGGGCGCACTACGGCATGATCTGCGACGCCAGCTACCCCACGTTCATGCTGGCGCATTGGTCGCGCGATCGGGCGTCGGGGCGGTTCTCGGTGGCCGAAGCCGTGCGCGAGCTGACCTCCGTGCCGGCTCGTGTCGCCGGGCTGGGCGACCGCGGGCGCATCGCCGTCGGCTACAAGGCCGACCTCAACGTCATCGACCACGCCGCGTTGCGGCTGCACAAGCCGGTCATCACCTACGACCTGCCCGCCGGAGGGCGCCGGCTCGACCAGGCCGCCGACGGCTACGTCGCGACCGTGGTTTCCGGTCACATCATCGCCGAAAACGGGGTGCCGACCAGCGCCCGCCCGGGCAAGTTGGTCCGCGGGCGTCGGTTCGCCCCGCCGGCTGAGACAACCTGGTAG
- a CDS encoding cupin domain-containing protein produces the protein MSLVVPPYPKPRYTEAEPEVSAWLKRADEAPDYEVAGVKYHYLANQQATTGDYGLYRVDIAPAAGGPGPHFHRAMSEAFFVLSGTMKLYDGNEWADGRPGDFLYVPPGGIHGFRNEADEPASTLMLFAPGAPREAYFEGFTALADMTDDERREWFIRHDNYWIE, from the coding sequence ATGTCGCTCGTCGTGCCGCCTTACCCGAAACCCCGCTACACCGAGGCCGAACCCGAAGTCAGCGCCTGGCTCAAGCGGGCCGACGAGGCACCCGACTACGAGGTTGCCGGAGTCAAGTACCACTACCTGGCCAATCAGCAAGCCACCACCGGCGACTACGGGCTCTACCGCGTCGACATCGCGCCGGCTGCAGGTGGACCTGGGCCGCATTTCCACCGCGCAATGTCCGAGGCGTTCTTCGTGCTTTCCGGGACGATGAAGCTCTACGACGGCAACGAGTGGGCCGACGGGCGTCCGGGCGACTTCCTCTATGTCCCACCCGGCGGGATCCACGGTTTCCGCAACGAGGCTGACGAGCCGGCATCGACCCTGATGTTGTTCGCTCCCGGCGCACCGCGCGAGGCCTATTTCGAAGGTTTCACCGCATTGGCCGATATGACCGACGACGAACGCCGCGAGTGGTTCATCCGCCACGACAACTACTGGATCGAGTAA
- a CDS encoding PPE family protein, whose protein sequence is MTNPHFAWLPPEINSALMYAGPGAGPLLAAAAAWDGLAADLASAAAAFGSVTSDLASGAWMGASSAAMMAVATQYLGWLSAAAAQAELAAGQAMATAAAFEAALAATVQPAVVAANRGLMQVLANTNWLGFNTPAIMDIEAAYEQMWALDVAAMAAYHVDASAAAAQLAPWQKVLQSLGIQIESNGQISLGFGNSGGGNLGLGNSGDSNLGSGNTGSGNIGFGNTGTGNIGFGLTGDHQIGFGGFNSGSGNLGFGNSGTGNVGFFNSGSGNLGLGNSGSLNTGLGNSGAVNAGFANAGSMNAGFGHSGTPDAIGATQASSQAALLSSAGYATGGLGTATMSSGILNSALAHTGGLNPAIAGSSAVTPNAAGTPVATPTGSLDPGSGVANASNAANAGLRNVGSGYTGFYNSGGSDSGPRGTAAREPGIASSGAPGSGIPKSNFYLTGDRQSADADPGIRQPIPSE, encoded by the coding sequence GTGACAAACCCGCATTTTGCGTGGTTGCCGCCAGAGATTAATTCGGCACTCATGTACGCCGGCCCCGGAGCGGGGCCGCTGCTTGCCGCGGCCGCGGCCTGGGACGGGCTGGCCGCGGACCTGGCGTCAGCTGCGGCGGCGTTTGGATCGGTCACCTCCGACCTGGCCAGTGGCGCGTGGATGGGTGCGTCGTCGGCAGCGATGATGGCTGTGGCGACTCAATACTTGGGGTGGCTCAGTGCCGCGGCCGCGCAAGCGGAACTCGCGGCGGGGCAGGCGATGGCCACCGCGGCCGCGTTCGAGGCAGCCCTGGCCGCCACGGTGCAACCCGCGGTAGTGGCGGCCAATCGCGGCCTGATGCAAGTCTTGGCGAACACGAATTGGTTGGGGTTCAACACCCCGGCGATCATGGACATCGAGGCCGCATACGAACAGATGTGGGCATTGGACGTCGCGGCGATGGCGGCTTACCACGTCGACGCTTCGGCGGCGGCCGCACAGCTGGCGCCTTGGCAGAAGGTCCTGCAGAGCCTGGGCATCCAGATCGAAAGCAACGGCCAAATCAGCCTGGGCTTCGGCAATTCCGGCGGCGGAAACCTAGGCCTCGGGAACAGCGGCGATAGCAACCTGGGCAGCGGCAACACCGGCAGTGGAAACATCGGCTTCGGCAACACGGGCACCGGCAACATCGGTTTCGGTCTGACCGGTGACCACCAGATCGGCTTCGGCGGCTTCAACTCGGGCAGCGGAAACCTGGGCTTCGGGAACTCGGGCACCGGAAACGTCGGCTTCTTCAACTCCGGCAGCGGAAACCTGGGCCTCGGCAACTCGGGGTCTCTCAACACCGGTCTGGGGAACTCGGGCGCCGTCAATGCGGGCTTCGCCAATGCCGGGAGCATGAACGCCGGCTTCGGGCACTCGGGGACGCCAGACGCCATCGGGGCGACCCAGGCCAGCTCACAGGCGGCCTTGCTCAGCTCCGCCGGCTACGCCACGGGCGGCCTGGGCACCGCAACGATGAGCTCCGGCATCCTCAACTCGGCCCTCGCCCATACGGGTGGCCTCAACCCAGCCATCGCGGGCTCGAGCGCCGTCACCCCGAACGCGGCCGGCACGCCCGTCGCCACCCCCACCGGCAGCTTGGACCCGGGCAGCGGTGTCGCTAATGCGAGCAACGCCGCCAACGCCGGCCTGCGAAACGTCGGCAGCGGCTACACGGGCTTCTACAACTCCGGCGGCAGCGACTCAGGCCCGCGCGGCACGGCCGCTCGTGAGCCAGGCATCGCCAGCTCGGGTGCCCCTGGCTCGGGCATCCCCAAATCGAACTTCTACCTGACGGGCGACCGCCAGTCCGCTGACGCCGACCCGGGCATCAGGCAGCCGATTCCGTCCGAGTAG